One region of Lampris incognitus isolate fLamInc1 chromosome 4, fLamInc1.hap2, whole genome shotgun sequence genomic DNA includes:
- the mthfs gene encoding 5,10-methenyltetrahydrofolate synthetase (5-formyltetrahydrofolate cyclo-ligase) yields MAALRAAKRALRNDIKRRVAALSDREKLRQSRVVSTQLFRHPKYAGCERIAVFLSMDDEVSTEEIIKDVFKQGKTCFIPKYQVNTSHMDMLRLNSVQDMDTLPLTSWNIRQPADGDNTREEALATEGLDLILMPGLGFDRSGNRLGRGKGFYDTYLERCIRHPRGKPYTIALAFKEQLCQEIPVNDNDVLIDEVLYEDRE; encoded by the exons ATGGCCGCCCTGCGTGCGGCGAAGCGTGCCCTGAGGAACGACATCAAACGGCGGGTCGCGGCGCTCAGCGACCGGGAGAAGCTCCGGCAGTCCCGCGTCGTGTCGACGCAG CTATTCAGACACCCGAAGTATGCAGGCTGTGAGCGCATTGCGGTGTTCCTTAGCATGGATGATGAGGTGAGCACTGAGGAAATCATCAAGGATGTCTTTAAACAGGGTAAAACCTGTTTCATCCCCAAGTACCAGGTCAACACCAGTCATATGGACATGCTGAGGCTGAATAGTGTGCAGGACATGGATACCCTACCTCTCACTTCCTGGAACATCAGACAGCCTGCTGACGGTGACAATACCAGAGAAGAAGCACTGGCTACAG AAGGCCTGGACTTGATCCTGATGCCAGGCTTGGGCTTTGACCGATCCGGGAACCGTCTGGGGCGAGGGAAAGGCTTCTACGACACCTACCTGGAGCGTTGCATCAGACACCCCCGGGGCAAGCCGTACACCATCGCCTTGGCCTTCAAAGAGCAGCTGTGTCAGGAGATCCCAGTCAACGACAACGATGTGCTCATAGATGAGGTCCTGTATGAGGACAGGGAGTAG